One window from the genome of Entelurus aequoreus isolate RoL-2023_Sb linkage group LG04, RoL_Eaeq_v1.1, whole genome shotgun sequence encodes:
- the prss23 gene encoding serine protease 23 → MNSLLTPLLLLPLVLSSSLPRPPVPHVPTLLPHRPTPLGRSRFSARARLDLTTRCNASCFHDGRRAADQLDFETLYWDGSRTLTAVDVRGEGEGEDHARPRRRRVRRQIYGADGRFNIQGDNFLLDYPFSAAVRISTGCTGVLVSRWHVLTAAHCVHDGKDYVKGARKLRVGFLIPPSINGTRADPALKKKPLVRWVRVRRTRVPKGWIQGPQDVSMDFDYALLELRSPHRRPFMRLAVAPSLDDLAGRRIHFSGFDSDRPGELVYRFCPVEQESSDLIYQHCDARPGASGSGVYGRVWDNSLERWERKVIGIFSGHQWLEIDGENKDYNVAVRITPLKFAQICYWVHGNRLDCSQD, encoded by the coding sequence ATGAACTCCCTCCTGACCCCGCTGCTCCTCCTGCCCTTGGTCCTGTCGTCCTCCCTGCCGCGTCCTCCGGTCCCGCACGTCCCCACGTTGCTCCCCCACCGGCCGACGCCTCTGGGCCGCTCCCGCTTCAGCGCCCGCGCTCGCCTGGACTTGACCACCCGCTGCAACGCCAGCTGCTTCCACGACGGGCGGCGGGCGGCGGACCAGCTGGACTTCGAGACGCTCTATTGGGACGGCTCGCGTACGCTCACCGCCGTGGACGTGAGGGGCGAGGGTGAGGGCGAGGACCACGCCAGGCCCCGGCGCAGGCGAGTGAGGCGTCAGATCTACGGCGCCGACGGCCGCTTCAACATCCAAGGAGACAACTTCCTCTTGGATTACCCTTTCTCCGCAGCCGTGCGGATCTCCACCGGCTGCACCGGCGTCCTGGTGTCGCGCTGGCACGTCCTGACCGCCGCCCACTGCGTGCACGACGGCAAGGATTACGTCAAAGGGGCGCGCAAGCTCCGAGTGGGCTTCCTCATCCCGCCGTCCATCAACGGCACCCGAGCGGACCCCGCGTTAAAGAAGAAGCCTCTGGTGCGTTGGGTGCGGGTGAGGCGCACTCGTGTGCCCAAAGGTTGGATTCAGGGCCCTCAGGACGTCAGCATGGACTTTGACTACGCCCTGCTGGAGCTGCGCTCGCCCCACCGCCGACCCTTCATGCGCCTGGCGGTGGCGCCCTCCTTGGACGACCTGGCGGGCCGACGCATCCACTTCTCGGGCTTTGACAGCGACAGGCCGGGGGAACTGGTCTACAGGTTCTGCCCCGTGGAGCAGGAGTCCAGTGACTTGATCTACCAGCACTGCGACGCCAGGCCCGGAGCCAGCGGCTCGGGGGTGTACGGGCGGGTGTGGGACAACTCTTTGGAGCGCTGGGAGAGAAAGGTCATCGGGATCTTCTCGGGTCACCAGTGGCTGGAGATCGACGGCGAGAACAAGGACTACAACGTGGCCGTGCGCATCACGCCGCTCAAGTTCGCTCAGATCTGCTACTGGGTGCACGGCAACCGTCTGGATTGCTCCCAAGACTGA